One genomic region from Campylobacter sp. RM5004 encodes:
- the gltX gene encoding glutamate--tRNA ligase: MIVTRFAPSPTGFLHIGGLRTALFSYLYAKRNNGKFILRIEDTDMARNSEEATKAILEAFKWVDLKVDGEITYQSKRMDIYKEYIQKLLDSGNAYYCYMSEDELNSLRAEQEARKERPKYDGRYRDFKGEPPAGIKPVVRIKAPLDGEIIVNDGVKGEIRFNAADILDDFVIARADGTPTYNFVVVVDDALMGVTDVIRGDDHLSNTPKQIIIYEALGFKVPNFYHLAMINGEDGKKLSKRHGATDVMEYKAMGYLPEALLNFLLRLGFSNKDQEIFSMQEMLDCFTFDNVSKGASTYNAQKLEWINAHYIKTLSDERLVNACKDLGFDFSSIKNYSFLLTMLRERAKTLIELINSAKIIVNAPSTYEESGVAKFVNENSKALFAKFVNEFKDAKTEAEFELGIKEFLENNNAKLKDIAQLIRLALTGTTVSPSIYAMMEFLGNEEIKARFNKFLKEIV; this comes from the coding sequence ATGATAGTTACTAGATTTGCACCCTCTCCAACGGGGTTTTTACACATTGGTGGGCTTAGAACTGCACTTTTTTCTTATCTTTATGCTAAAAGAAATAATGGTAAGTTTATTCTTCGTATTGAAGATACAGATATGGCAAGAAATAGCGAAGAGGCAACAAAGGCTATTTTAGAAGCGTTTAAATGGGTTGATTTAAAAGTTGATGGAGAAATCACATATCAAAGTAAAAGAATGGATATTTATAAAGAATACATTCAAAAATTACTTGATAGCGGAAATGCTTATTATTGTTATATGAGTGAAGACGAATTAAACTCGCTAAGAGCAGAGCAAGAAGCTAGAAAAGAACGCCCTAAATATGATGGAAGATATAGAGATTTTAAAGGAGAGCCACCAGCAGGAATTAAACCTGTTGTTAGAATTAAAGCACCACTTGATGGAGAAATTATCGTAAATGATGGTGTAAAAGGCGAAATAAGATTTAATGCTGCTGATATTTTAGATGATTTTGTAATCGCTCGTGCTGATGGCACACCTACTTATAATTTCGTTGTGGTTGTTGATGATGCTTTAATGGGTGTAACTGATGTAATTCGTGGAGATGACCATCTTTCTAATACTCCTAAACAAATAATTATATATGAAGCATTAGGCTTTAAAGTTCCTAATTTTTATCATTTAGCAATGATAAATGGAGAAGATGGCAAAAAGCTTAGTAAAAGACACGGAGCAACCGATGTTATGGAATACAAAGCTATGGGGTATTTGCCTGAAGCATTGCTTAATTTCTTACTTAGACTTGGTTTTTCTAATAAAGACCAAGAGATTTTTTCTATGCAAGAAATGCTAGATTGCTTTACTTTTGATAATGTAAGCAAAGGTGCAAGCACATATAACGCACAAAAGCTAGAATGGATAAACGCTCATTATATAAAGACTTTAAGCGATGAAAGATTAGTGAATGCTTGTAAGGACTTAGGATTTGACTTTTCAAGTATTAAAAATTATTCGTTTTTATTAACTATGTTAAGAGAAAGAGCAAAGACTTTAATAGAATTAATTAATAGTGCAAAGATTATAGTAAATGCTCCTAGTACTTATGAAGAAAGTGGAGTTGCAAAATTTGTAAATGAGAATAGCAAAGCATTATTTGCTAAGTTTGTAAATGAGTTTAAAGATGCAAAAACTGAAGCGGAATTTGAATTAGGAATTAAAGAATTTTTAGAAAACAATAACGCTAAACTAAAAGACATAGCTCAATTAATAAGATTAGCATTAACAGGAACTACTGTAAGTCCTAGTATTTATGCTATGATGGAATTTTTAGGAAATGAAGAAATAAAGGCAAGATTTAATAAATTTTTAAAGGAGATTGTATGA
- the rpmJ gene encoding 50S ribosomal protein L36, which translates to MKVRPSVKKMCDKCKVVMRKGVVRIICENPKHKQRQG; encoded by the coding sequence ATGAAAGTAAGACCATCTGTTAAGAAAATGTGCGACAAATGTAAAGTCGTTATGAGAAAAGGCGTTGTTCGTATTATTTGCGAAAATCCAAAACACAAACAAAGACAAGGATAA
- the infA gene encoding translation initiation factor IF-1: MAKDDVIEIDGEVIEALPNATFKVELDNKHVILCHIAGKMRMHYIKIMPGDRVRVELTPYSLDKGRITYRHK, translated from the coding sequence ATGGCTAAAGATGATGTAATAGAAATTGATGGCGAAGTTATTGAAGCACTTCCTAACGCTACTTTTAAGGTTGAGCTTGATAACAAGCATGTAATTTTATGCCACATTGCAGGTAAAATGAGAATGCATTATATTAAGATTATGCCAGGAGATAGAGTAAGAGTGGAATTAACTCCTTATAGTCTTGATAAAGGTCGTATTACTTATAGACACAAATAA
- a CDS encoding malic enzyme-like NAD(P)-binding protein, which translates to MNNLKERALEYHLGGKLATAIKTPMKEYESLSLAYSPGVAYPCEEIARDADLAYKYTSKGNLVAVISDGSAVLGLGNIGGIAGKPVMEGKACLFKKFAGVDAYDIELSTQDTEEIIAAVKAIAPSFGGINLEDIAAPKCFEIEARLQDLGIPVMHDDQHGTAIISAAGLINACDLIGKKLEDLKVVVCGAGAAGIASAKIYKTLGVNKIFLVDSKGVCNTKRTDLNEHKLEFVRECDEDTLAEVIKGADVFLGLSKAGALSEEMLKTMAKDPIVFALANPDPEILPELAKKVRPDVIIATGRSDYDNQINNVLGFPYIFRGALDVRARKISMAMKIAAVRALSELGRLEVSEKTKKLYGKDLKYGKDLIIPKPFDDRVKAYVSTAVAKAAVDEGIALVKDFDEKAYFERLLNEGN; encoded by the coding sequence ATGAATAATTTAAAAGAAAGAGCATTAGAGTATCACTTAGGTGGTAAGTTAGCAACGGCGATAAAAACGCCTATGAAAGAATACGAAAGCTTAAGTTTAGCGTATTCTCCAGGGGTTGCATATCCATGCGAAGAGATTGCTCGTGATGCGGATTTAGCTTACAAATACACTAGCAAAGGTAATTTAGTAGCAGTTATTAGCGATGGTTCGGCTGTTTTAGGTCTTGGCAATATCGGTGGTATTGCAGGTAAGCCTGTTATGGAAGGCAAGGCGTGTTTGTTTAAAAAATTTGCAGGCGTTGATGCTTATGATATTGAGCTTAGCACTCAAGATACCGAAGAAATAATAGCAGCAGTTAAAGCGATTGCTCCTAGTTTTGGTGGAATAAATCTTGAAGATATAGCAGCTCCTAAATGCTTTGAGATTGAAGCAAGACTTCAAGATTTAGGAATTCCTGTAATGCATGACGATCAGCATGGAACTGCGATTATTAGTGCTGCAGGTCTTATAAATGCTTGTGATTTAATAGGTAAAAAATTAGAAGATTTAAAAGTAGTTGTTTGTGGAGCAGGTGCAGCAGGAATTGCAAGTGCTAAAATATACAAAACTTTAGGTGTTAATAAGATTTTCTTAGTAGATTCAAAAGGCGTTTGCAATACAAAAAGAACTGATTTAAACGAGCATAAATTAGAATTCGTAAGAGAATGTGATGAAGATACTTTAGCCGAAGTTATCAAAGGTGCTGATGTTTTCTTAGGACTTAGCAAAGCAGGAGCTTTAAGCGAAGAAATGCTAAAAACTATGGCAAAAGATCCTATCGTATTTGCTTTAGCAAATCCTGATCCTGAGATTTTACCTGAGCTTGCAAAAAAGGTTCGCCCTGATGTAATTATTGCAACAGGAAGAAGCGATTATGATAACCAAATTAACAATGTTTTAGGCTTTCCATATATTTTCCGTGGAGCTTTAGATGTTAGAGCTAGAAAGATTTCTATGGCTATGAAAATTGCTGCTGTAAGGGCTTTAAGCGAATTAGGAAGACTTGAAGTTAGTGAAAAAACAAAAAAATTATATGGCAAAGATTTAAAATATGGAAAAGATTTAATAATTCCAAAACCTTTTGATGATAGGGTAAAAGCTTATGTTAGCACAGCAGTTGCAAAGGCTGCGGTTGATGAAGGAATAGCTTTAGTTAAAGATTTTGATGAGAAAGCGTATTTTGAAAGGCTTTTAAATGAAGGTAATTAA
- the rpsD gene encoding 30S ribosomal protein S4 — translation MARYTGPVEKIERRLGVSLAMKGERRLAGKSALDKRPYAPGQHGQRRGKISEYGLQLREKQKAKFMYGVSEKQFRKLFQEAARKDGNTGAILIQFLEQRLDNVVYRMGFATTRRFARQLVTHGHILVNGKRVDIPSYRVLPGAKVEVVEKSKNNPQIVRAVELTNQTGIVEWVDVEKDKKYGIFTRKPEREEVVIPVEERFIVELYSK, via the coding sequence ATGGCAAGATATACTGGACCAGTAGAGAAAATTGAAAGAAGATTAGGCGTTAGCCTTGCAATGAAGGGTGAAAGAAGACTAGCTGGTAAGAGTGCTTTAGATAAAAGACCTTATGCACCAGGTCAGCATGGTCAAAGAAGAGGTAAAATTAGCGAATACGGCTTACAATTAAGAGAAAAGCAAAAAGCTAAATTCATGTATGGTGTAAGCGAAAAGCAATTTAGAAAATTATTCCAAGAAGCTGCAAGAAAAGATGGCAACACAGGTGCTATTTTAATTCAATTCTTAGAGCAAAGACTAGATAACGTAGTTTATAGAATGGGATTTGCTACAACTCGCCGTTTTGCAAGACAACTTGTAACTCACGGACATATTTTAGTAAATGGTAAAAGAGTAGATATTCCAAGTTATAGAGTATTGCCAGGTGCTAAAGTTGAAGTTGTAGAGAAGAGCAAAAACAATCCTCAAATCGTAAGAGCAGTAGAACTTACAAATCAAACAGGTATTGTTGAGTGGGTAGATGTTGAAAAAGATAAAAAATACGGAATTTTCACAAGAAAACCTGAGAGAGAAGAAGTTGTCATTCCTGTTGAGGAAAGATTCATAGTAGAGCTATACTCTAAGTAA
- a CDS encoding heavy metal-associated domain-containing protein — protein MKKLIFLSLFFSILNAYEYTLEVPKMHCPLCTAIVRKALLKIDGVTKVNVSLDTKNAIIKSDKELNESMINQALFDTGYQGILK, from the coding sequence TTGAAAAAATTAATATTTTTAAGCTTATTTTTTAGCATTTTAAATGCCTATGAATACACACTAGAAGTTCCTAAAATGCATTGTCCATTATGCACTGCAATTGTAAGAAAGGCACTACTAAAAATTGATGGCGTAACAAAAGTAAATGTGAGTTTAGATACAAAAAATGCAATAATTAAAAGCGATAAAGAACTTAATGAAAGCATGATAAATCAAGCCCTTTTTGACACGGGCTATCAAGGAATACTTAAATAA
- a CDS encoding rhodanese-like domain-containing protein — translation MKKLLLSLGLFSFLNADIVTMNISEYDFSNKDYALIDVRMPSEYAATGVVDGAKLITFLKEDGTINAEFIDEVAKNYSKDSKIAIMCRSGKRSLAAAKMLEKNGFNDILNLDGGMNELLKTNIKLVPYKN, via the coding sequence ATGAAAAAGTTATTGTTAAGTTTAGGTTTATTTTCGTTTTTAAATGCTGATATTGTTACTATGAATATTAGCGAGTATGATTTTTCTAATAAAGATTATGCTTTAATTGATGTTAGAATGCCTAGCGAATACGCTGCAACAGGTGTAGTAGATGGTGCTAAATTAATCACATTTTTAAAAGAAGATGGCACTATAAATGCTGAATTTATAGATGAGGTAGCGAAAAACTATTCTAAAGATAGCAAAATTGCCATTATGTGCAGAAGCGGTAAAAGAAGTTTAGCAGCTGCTAAAATGCTTGAAAAAAACGGCTTTAATGATATTTTAAATCTTGACGGCGGAATGAACGAGCTACTTAAAACTAATATAAAATTAGTTCCTTATAAAAACTAA
- the upp gene encoding uracil phosphoribosyltransferase — MKVIKNTLVSTYLAKIRDKNTSCRDFREHIKKLSGFVIYEACEFLATEKVVVQTPLMPCECDVISDDIVIVPILRAALGMSDIALDLLGKASVGFLGIQRNEETLEPEFFFEKYPQDMQNKTAIIIDPMFATGGSAIAAVNRLKSIGVKKIIFASIIAAPEARDKMKAVHPDVALITACLDKGLNEKGYIVPGLGDAGDRIFNTLKD; from the coding sequence ATGAAGGTAATTAAAAATACTTTAGTTTCAACTTATCTAGCGAAAATTAGGGATAAAAACACATCTTGCAGGGATTTTCGTGAGCATATCAAAAAGCTTAGTGGTTTTGTGATTTATGAAGCTTGTGAGTTTTTAGCAACTGAAAAAGTAGTAGTTCAAACTCCGTTAATGCCTTGCGAATGCGATGTAATAAGTGATGATATTGTAATAGTTCCTATTTTAAGGGCTGCACTTGGTATGAGTGATATTGCACTTGATTTATTAGGTAAAGCTAGTGTGGGATTTTTAGGAATTCAACGCAATGAAGAAACGCTTGAGCCTGAGTTTTTCTTTGAAAAATATCCACAAGATATGCAAAATAAAACTGCAATTATAATTGATCCTATGTTTGCAACGGGTGGAAGTGCGATTGCAGCGGTAAATAGATTAAAGTCAATAGGTGTAAAAAAGATAATTTTTGCAAGTATTATTGCAGCACCTGAAGCAAGAGATAAGATGAAAGCAGTTCACCCTGATGTGGCTTTAATTACTGCTTGTCTTGATAAAGGGCTTAATGAAAAAGGCTATATTGTTCCAGGTTTAGGCGATGCTGGAGATAGAATATTTAATACTTTAAAGGACTAA
- the rpsK gene encoding 30S ribosomal protein S11 — MAKRKVVKKKLVKKNIAKGVVYISATFNNTMVTVTDEMGNAIAWSSAGGLGFKGSKKSTPFAAQQAVEDALNKAKEHGIKEVGIRVQGPGSGRETAVKSVGAVEGIKVTFLKDITPLAHNGCRPPKRRRV, encoded by the coding sequence ATGGCTAAGAGAAAAGTAGTTAAGAAAAAATTAGTTAAAAAGAATATTGCAAAAGGTGTAGTATATATTAGTGCAACTTTTAACAATACAATGGTAACAGTTACTGATGAAATGGGAAATGCGATAGCATGGAGTAGTGCAGGTGGATTAGGTTTTAAAGGTTCTAAAAAATCAACTCCATTCGCAGCACAACAAGCTGTTGAAGATGCTTTAAATAAAGCTAAAGAACACGGAATTAAAGAAGTAGGTATTCGTGTTCAAGGTCCTGGTAGCGGTAGAGAAACTGCTGTTAAGAGTGTTGGTGCAGTTGAAGGTATTAAAGTTACTTTCTTAAAAGACATTACACCATTAGCACATAATGGTTGCAGACCACCAAAACGCCGTCGTGTATAA
- a CDS encoding BCCT family transporter has product MEKNKLFLICAPIVIIIAIFAIIFPKELTNFIISSTQFFYVVFDWFIIWLPLLGLGLGFYFAFSKYGKIKLGDAEPEYSTYSWMSMLFTAGIGVGIVFYGPLEALWHYQSAPIGINGNFDQQQAMENAMSISLFVWGLPAWALYTFGGVVVAYFAYRHGGSFSPDSCVRIGFKDKKFAKPLAIFILVFAIVGIALSVTASIAMATGQISSGLKIITDGGDFTSMTWKMAIMIALFAAFTLAAILPIAKGMKFLGDWTMIFAIALLLFVFFTGPTHYFVSVITTLIGKIITDTIPHSFELYIFKSRDWLVWYPLSYIVWWIGWTPFVGVFLAKISRGRTLKEFILCSTLIPTGFMVVWFSVFSGYGLLDEVQMSKEIVAMANSNGYEGTIYRILQDFPFTKLTQIITVFLFVSFVITTITSAAISLGIMTNDGKNESKVKAAFWCIIMAIVASAVVITGKIEGIKAMGSFTGFPFVYLLFIMGAAFIKQIRKDNK; this is encoded by the coding sequence ATGGAAAAGAATAAGCTTTTTCTAATTTGTGCTCCGATAGTAATTATCATTGCTATTTTTGCAATTATTTTTCCAAAGGAGCTTACGAATTTTATTATTTCAAGCACTCAATTTTTTTACGTTGTGTTTGATTGGTTTATTATTTGGTTGCCTTTGCTTGGGCTTGGGCTTGGATTTTATTTTGCATTTTCAAAATACGGCAAAATAAAGCTAGGAGATGCCGAACCTGAATATTCTACATATTCATGGATGAGTATGCTCTTTACTGCTGGAATTGGTGTTGGGATTGTGTTTTATGGACCACTTGAAGCTCTTTGGCATTATCAAAGTGCTCCTATTGGAATAAATGGCAATTTTGACCAGCAACAAGCTATGGAAAATGCTATGAGTATTTCTTTATTTGTTTGGGGCTTACCTGCTTGGGCTTTATATACTTTTGGCGGTGTAGTTGTTGCTTATTTTGCTTATAGACACGGCGGTTCTTTTAGCCCTGATTCTTGCGTTAGAATTGGTTTTAAAGATAAAAAATTTGCTAAACCACTTGCTATATTTATTTTAGTTTTTGCTATTGTTGGTATTGCTTTATCGGTTACTGCAAGTATTGCAATGGCTACAGGACAAATTAGTAGTGGTTTAAAAATTATCACAGATGGTGGCGATTTTACTTCAATGACTTGGAAAATGGCTATCATGATAGCTTTATTTGCTGCATTTACGCTTGCTGCTATTTTGCCGATTGCAAAAGGTATGAAATTCTTAGGCGATTGGACTATGATTTTTGCTATTGCTTTATTATTATTTGTATTCTTTACAGGACCAACGCATTATTTTGTAAGCGTTATTACAACTTTAATAGGAAAAATCATAACAGATACTATCCCACATAGTTTTGAATTATATATATTCAAAAGCCGTGATTGGCTTGTATGGTATCCATTAAGCTATATTGTTTGGTGGATTGGTTGGACTCCTTTTGTTGGGGTTTTCTTAGCAAAGATTTCAAGGGGTAGAACTTTAAAAGAATTTATTCTTTGCTCAACTTTAATTCCAACGGGCTTTATGGTTGTTTGGTTTAGCGTATTTAGTGGATATGGTTTATTAGATGAAGTTCAAATGAGTAAAGAAATAGTAGCAATGGCAAACTCAAACGGCTATGAAGGCACAATTTATAGAATATTGCAAGACTTTCCATTTACAAAACTTACTCAAATAATTACCGTATTTTTATTCGTATCATTCGTAATTACAACTATTACTTCAGCAGCAATTTCGCTTGGAATTATGACAAACGATGGTAAGAATGAAAGCAAAGTAAAAGCTGCATTTTGGTGCATAATAATGGCTATTGTTGCTTCTGCTGTTGTAATTACAGGTAAGATTGAAGGAATTAAAGCTATGGGTTCATTTACTGGCTTTCCTTTTGTGTATTTATTGTTTATTATGGGTGCTGCATTTATTAAGCAGATTAGAAAGGATAACAAATGA
- a CDS encoding EAL domain-containing protein — protein MKKTRSILSNSFKNFVVTTFLLVEIAGAVFGTFRYFSEVKRIEEHHRVHNISNESLKIRLQQNKDQTLFQFFVFTITVFVAALASNRIYQRRLRKVKKDFDNFAELLANSVKKHKPLNLSKDLTYSEFQKIADSLNEVLNDIYYQENYNSLTKLPKKQKFLLDILELYEKSDCPIIVSYIYLKDYQNLLKSRSFNLADKIILELANRFSSFSTTLTDSKIAKISGNGDFLLAFPCANEVQKCFDTMAVKLHECFSESINFGSDGIYEQSVGIGFSILTSDNYSQIINDTYKAALLSSVQKDKLYCNYSEEVKAQIDSEAKLENDLKRALEKGELDVFYQAKIGANDNLVKGAEALIRWKRNDKFENTEKFIRIAEKTDLIIKLEKFVIARVFQDLKYLQTIGINIPISINISAKHLHHKDMINYLVANMKKYNICPSLIDIEITERYRLRENSETILEKLKAIGFLISIDDFGKDYSSLSYINNLPIDTIKIDKSFIDGLNTKDCDLINENSKAIIIGIIKIAKTMNKRVVAEGVETIEQVNCLKELGCDELQGFYYHKGATPMNEFLQIYKNRF, from the coding sequence ATGAAAAAAACACGCTCAATTTTATCTAATTCTTTTAAAAATTTTGTTGTTACAACTTTTTTGTTAGTTGAGATTGCGGGAGCAGTTTTTGGGACTTTTAGATATTTTAGCGAAGTTAAAAGAATTGAAGAGCATCATAGAGTGCATAATATAAGCAATGAAAGCCTAAAAATTAGATTACAACAAAACAAAGACCAAACCTTATTTCAATTTTTTGTATTCACTATAACCGTTTTTGTAGCAGCCTTAGCAAGTAATAGAATATATCAAAGAAGACTAAGAAAAGTAAAAAAAGATTTTGATAATTTCGCTGAGCTTTTGGCAAATTCTGTTAAAAAACATAAACCATTAAACCTATCAAAAGACTTAACATATAGCGAATTTCAAAAAATCGCTGATTCTTTAAATGAAGTTTTAAACGATATATATTATCAAGAAAATTACAATTCTTTAACCAAATTACCAAAAAAACAAAAATTCTTATTAGATATTTTAGAGCTTTACGAAAAATCAGATTGCCCTATAATAGTAAGCTATATTTATCTAAAAGACTATCAAAACCTATTAAAAAGTAGAAGTTTTAATCTAGCCGATAAGATTATTTTAGAATTAGCAAATAGATTTTCTAGCTTTTCAACCACATTAACGGATTCAAAAATTGCAAAAATTAGCGGTAATGGAGATTTCTTATTAGCATTCCCTTGTGCGAATGAAGTTCAAAAATGTTTTGATACTATGGCAGTTAAACTACACGAATGCTTTAGCGAAAGCATTAATTTTGGAAGTGATGGAATATATGAGCAAAGCGTAGGGATTGGCTTTAGCATACTAACAAGCGATAATTATAGTCAAATAATAAATGATACTTATAAAGCTGCACTACTTTCAAGCGTTCAAAAGGATAAATTATATTGCAATTATTCAGAAGAAGTAAAAGCTCAAATTGATAGTGAAGCTAAATTAGAAAACGATTTAAAAAGAGCTTTAGAAAAAGGCGAGCTTGATGTATTTTATCAAGCAAAAATCGGAGCTAATGACAATCTAGTAAAAGGTGCAGAAGCTTTAATTCGCTGGAAGAGAAATGATAAATTTGAAAATACAGAAAAATTCATAAGAATTGCAGAAAAAACCGACCTAATTATAAAGCTTGAAAAATTTGTAATCGCAAGAGTATTTCAAGATTTAAAATATTTACAAACTATCGGAATAAATATTCCTATTAGCATAAATATTTCAGCAAAACATCTTCATCATAAAGATATGATAAATTATCTAGTAGCAAATATGAAAAAATACAACATTTGCCCTAGCCTAATAGATATAGAAATTACTGAAAGATATAGATTAAGAGAAAATAGCGAAACGATATTAGAAAAATTAAAAGCGATAGGATTTTTAATAAGTATTGATGATTTTGGTAAAGATTATAGTTCTTTATCTTATATTAATAATCTTCCTATTGATACTATTAAAATTGATAAAAGTTTTATAGATGGATTAAATACTAAAGATTGTGATTTGATAAACGAAAACTCAAAAGCAATCATAATAGGGATTATAAAAATCGCAAAAACTATGAATAAAAGAGTTGTAGCTGAAGGCGTTGAAACAATTGAGCAAGTAAATTGTCTAAAAGAATTAGGCTGCGATGAATTACAAGGATTTTATTATCATAAAGGTGCAACACCTATGAATGAGTTTTTACAAATATATAAAAACAGATTTTAA
- the rpsM gene encoding 30S ribosomal protein S13, protein MARIAGVDLPKKKRIEYGLTYIYGIGLFTSRKILAAVGIDPNKRVYELSEDEAATIRKEIQEHYLVEGDLRKQVAMDIKALMDLGSYRGLRHRKGLPVRGQKTKTNARTRKGKRKTVGAKA, encoded by the coding sequence ATGGCTCGTATTGCAGGTGTTGATTTACCAAAGAAAAAAAGAATTGAATATGGCTTAACTTATATCTATGGTATAGGTTTATTTACTTCACGCAAAATTTTAGCTGCTGTTGGTATTGATCCAAACAAGCGTGTTTATGAACTAAGCGAAGATGAGGCAGCAACTATTCGTAAAGAAATCCAAGAACATTATTTAGTTGAGGGTGATTTAAGAAAACAAGTTGCTATGGACATTAAAGCTTTAATGGATTTAGGTTCATATCGTGGTTTAAGACATAGAAAAGGTTTACCAGTGCGTGGTCAAAAGACTAAGACAAATGCTAGAACTCGCAAGGGTAAGAGAAAAACCGTTGGTGCAAAAGCGTAA
- a CDS encoding transglutaminase-like domain-containing protein, giving the protein MKRRTFLTLSSAVAANTLLSANETTSINCNQATKDDSKEYSVCLKHNLNESGEVSKIWLPLPKSRPYQHLTSDIINSGNYNEIYLSDFETNSLYASFSNVKAELITKFNIKTHDRITDFSKVNFNENEKLDESIAKYLKPSEHIFTSGIVKEYALKITKGIKGDLEKARAIYNWVALNFTRDESVIGCGIGDAKAILESKKLYGKCTDISSVFVALLRSVNIPARECFGIRLGESRFYAAMGSKENITKAQHCRAEFYLKGYGWIPCDPADVAKVKLSLKLDNNDSQIQKLIEFQFGNWEMCWCEFNTQRDFVLTPRPAQAPLNNFGYVYAEVDSNTLDYYSPSEFVYEYTSKQI; this is encoded by the coding sequence ATGAAAAGAAGAACATTTTTAACTTTATCGTCTGCAGTTGCAGCAAACACTTTACTAAGTGCGAATGAAACCACTTCAATAAATTGTAATCAAGCAACAAAAGACGATAGTAAAGAATACTCAGTATGTTTAAAGCATAATCTAAATGAATCAGGCGAAGTTAGCAAAATCTGGCTTCCATTACCAAAGTCACGCCCCTATCAACACCTTACGAGTGATATTATAAATAGTGGTAATTACAATGAAATTTATTTAAGTGATTTTGAAACAAATAGTTTATATGCAAGTTTTTCTAATGTAAAAGCCGAGTTAATTACAAAATTTAATATTAAAACTCACGATAGAATTACTGATTTTTCAAAAGTCAATTTTAACGAAAACGAAAAGCTAGACGAAAGCATAGCAAAATATTTAAAACCAAGCGAACATATTTTCACTAGCGGAATAGTAAAAGAATACGCTCTAAAAATTACAAAAGGAATAAAAGGTGATTTAGAAAAAGCAAGAGCGATTTATAATTGGGTAGCGCTTAATTTTACTCGTGATGAAAGCGTAATTGGATGTGGAATTGGCGATGCTAAAGCTATTTTAGAAAGTAAAAAGCTTTATGGAAAATGCACTGATATTAGCTCGGTATTCGTAGCACTTTTAAGAAGTGTAAATATACCTGCTAGAGAATGCTTTGGAATTCGTTTGGGCGAAAGTAGATTTTACGCTGCAATGGGTAGTAAAGAAAACATCACAAAAGCTCAACATTGTAGAGCGGAATTTTATCTAAAAGGCTATGGCTGGATTCCATGCGATCCTGCTGATGTAGCTAAGGTTAAATTATCACTCAAACTAGATAATAACGATAGCCAAATACAAAAATTAATAGAATTTCAATTCGGAAATTGGGAAATGTGTTGGTGTGAATTTAATACGCAAAGAGATTTTGTACTAACTCCACGCCCAGCTCAAGCACCACTTAATAATTTTGGCTATGTATATGCTGAAGTTGATTCAAATACGCTAGATTATTATTCACCTAGCGAATTTGTTTATGAATACACTTCAAAACAAATATGA